One Amblyomma americanum isolate KBUSLIRL-KWMA chromosome 8, ASM5285725v1, whole genome shotgun sequence DNA window includes the following coding sequences:
- the LOC144101139 gene encoding uncharacterized protein LOC144101139 has product MLLRVVAAVVLIFHGAQSGQSSLNYFMDNLLRSAPKDVFPLRDADFEVDVQNDTVLEFYPFQLVNGTAMRFRRRVQRIGDCRTARSGGANVITCPLSFAGLTVSYTVESETPSVASRRVHFFVYDGQGQMEVAATPGRRTQMTAFGLQFLNVTMQKMGSVLVHPDVDEIFAKKASENVERTLWEALVDSYAAMMRGVVGGIRTPPVIS; this is encoded by the exons ATGCTGCTTCGAGTCGTAGCGGCCGTTGTTCTCATCTTTC ACGGGGCGCAATCCGGTCAGTCGTCGCTCAACTACTTCATGGACAACTTGCTACGTTCCGCACCTAAAGACGTGTTCCCACTTCGAGACGCTGACTTCGAAGTGGACGTCCAGAACGACACCGTTCTCGAGTTCTACCCTTTCCAGCTTGTCAACGGCACGGCTATGCGGTTTCGCCGCCGAGTCCAGCGCATTGGAGACTGCCGCACGGCGCGCTCTGGTGGCGCGAACGTCATAACCTGCCCCCTGTCTTTTGCCGGACTGACGGTCTCTTACACCGTCGAATCCGAGACGCCAAGTGTCGCTAGTCGGCGCGTGCATTTCTTCGTCTACGACGGGCAAGGCCAGATGGAGGTCGCCGCGACACCTG GGAGGCGGACGCAGATGACTGCTTTCGGGCTGCAGTTCTTGAACGTGACGATGCAGAAAATGGGGAGCGTCCTGGTTCATCCAGATGTCGACGAAATCTTTGCCAAGAAAGCGTCCGAGAATGTGGAGCGAACATTGTGGGAGGCGCTTGTGGACTCCTACGCCGCCATGATGCGAGGAGTTGTGGGAGGCATAAGAACACCCCCCGTTATATCGTAA